A single window of Shewanella sp. Choline-02u-19 DNA harbors:
- a CDS encoding putative bifunctional diguanylate cyclase/phosphodiesterase has protein sequence MKKHRYQKLLEQIVNSEAKQVGDFHATAKMSTELLFEQLEVSRVVISGLSELTNTLETVYTEPAIALNVALQSRPQPLACPIFVEELRVNRHVASDHCVEDCRLIELNGYYQQHDVKAALEVAIRINGHLEGVLSLERHTGTPAWQDSEIQLASQVADQLALTLATQYSYDKDERLKLFLSATEQSDQIMMVVNLSSACIEYVNHAHFELTHIPKDQIIGRPVQALDFFKQFPQKAESVLAKARAGESSEEEMKLVRRDGSDYWVRLSVKRFISERGNHFALINADNCTEQHLHQSELERLAWRCTLTGLYNRTHFSCVLDKAKEGHLVLIDLRGFKRFNDTYGHANGDLMLIEVARRIRHFADINHITEIARIGSDEFAVLIADSCDVNVINALIERLYRQVELPVSIGTEQIEPKPALASVDIASIEQLFPALTCADIALQYAKNKQGDAIQVFNSALLNAFKEDAQIERDLAVAIKGRQFELYYQPLKDLQKQTYIGAEALIRWHHPKKGVLYPGAFIDIAEQTGLITDIGAWVLEAACKQLNLWQHRQIDISMHVNVSARQFFSGTLFEQVWELIGRYKLTPQSLILEITETELMEDIRLATNLCNELAELGVGLAIDDFGTGYSSMRYLKQFPISKLKIDRSFISDLSVSHESREIVSAIIAMASALNISLTAEGVETKEQELFLAEHHCHQAQGFLYSPALRVSEFGDFLAKSTLVH, from the coding sequence GTGAAGAAACATAGATACCAGAAACTTTTAGAACAGATTGTTAACTCAGAGGCAAAGCAAGTAGGCGACTTTCACGCCACGGCTAAAATGTCTACGGAGTTACTTTTTGAACAGCTCGAGGTCTCTCGAGTTGTTATTTCTGGTTTAAGTGAACTCACTAATACGTTAGAAACGGTGTACACCGAACCTGCTATTGCGCTAAATGTCGCCCTCCAATCTCGCCCTCAACCATTAGCTTGCCCTATCTTTGTTGAAGAACTTAGAGTGAACAGACATGTTGCTTCCGACCACTGTGTTGAAGATTGTCGCCTTATAGAGCTCAATGGCTATTATCAGCAACACGACGTGAAAGCCGCTTTAGAAGTTGCAATAAGGATCAATGGTCACTTAGAAGGTGTATTGAGCTTAGAGCGTCATACAGGAACTCCTGCCTGGCAAGACTCAGAGATCCAATTAGCCTCTCAAGTAGCCGACCAACTCGCGCTCACATTGGCAACCCAATACTCTTATGATAAAGATGAGCGCTTAAAGCTATTTTTGTCTGCAACCGAGCAGTCTGACCAGATTATGATGGTGGTGAACCTTTCGTCAGCCTGTATCGAATACGTCAATCATGCCCATTTTGAGCTGACTCACATCCCCAAAGATCAAATCATTGGGCGTCCTGTTCAGGCGCTAGATTTTTTTAAACAGTTCCCTCAAAAAGCAGAGAGTGTGCTTGCAAAAGCACGGGCTGGAGAAAGCTCTGAAGAGGAGATGAAACTCGTTCGTCGTGATGGTTCAGATTATTGGGTTCGGCTCAGCGTAAAGCGGTTTATCTCAGAAAGAGGCAATCACTTTGCGTTAATTAATGCAGACAACTGTACCGAACAGCACCTTCATCAGAGCGAATTAGAAAGGTTGGCGTGGCGCTGTACTTTAACCGGCTTATATAATCGTACTCATTTTAGCTGCGTATTAGATAAGGCCAAAGAGGGTCACCTAGTACTCATCGATCTGCGTGGTTTCAAACGTTTTAATGATACCTATGGTCATGCTAATGGCGATTTGATGCTGATTGAAGTCGCTAGGCGAATTCGACACTTCGCCGATATTAACCATATTACAGAGATTGCGCGTATTGGCAGTGATGAGTTTGCTGTGTTAATCGCTGATTCGTGTGATGTTAACGTCATTAACGCCTTAATTGAACGTCTATATCGTCAAGTAGAGCTCCCCGTCAGTATCGGTACCGAGCAGATAGAACCCAAACCCGCCTTAGCCTCTGTTGATATCGCCTCGATTGAACAACTTTTTCCGGCACTGACTTGCGCTGATATTGCTTTGCAGTATGCAAAAAATAAGCAAGGCGATGCCATTCAAGTCTTTAACTCTGCATTACTTAATGCATTTAAAGAGGATGCTCAAATAGAGAGAGATTTAGCGGTGGCAATAAAAGGTCGCCAGTTTGAACTTTACTATCAACCGTTAAAAGATTTGCAGAAACAAACTTACATCGGTGCAGAAGCACTTATTCGATGGCATCACCCTAAAAAAGGCGTGTTGTATCCAGGTGCTTTTATTGATATTGCAGAACAAACGGGGCTTATCACCGATATAGGGGCATGGGTTTTAGAAGCGGCATGTAAACAGCTAAATTTATGGCAGCATCGTCAAATAGATATTTCAATGCACGTCAATGTCTCTGCGAGACAGTTTTTTAGCGGGACGTTGTTTGAGCAGGTTTGGGAACTAATTGGCCGTTATAAGTTGACTCCACAGAGTTTAATTCTGGAAATTACAGAGACAGAATTGATGGAAGATATTCGTTTAGCCACCAATTTATGCAATGAGTTAGCAGAGTTGGGTGTCGGTTTAGCCATAGACGATTTTGGTACCGGCTACAGTTCAATGCGGTATTTGAAACAGTTCCCCATTAGTAAGCTTAAGATCGACCGCTCATTTATCTCGGATCTAAGCGTCAGCCATGAAAGCCGAGAAATTGTTAGCGCGATTATTGCAATGGCGTCTGCGCTAAATATTTCTCTTACTGCAGAAGGTGTTGAGACAAAAGAACAGGAGCTTTTCTTAGCAGAGCACCATTGTCACCAAGCACAAGGCTTTTTATACAGCCCAGCGTTAAGAGTCTCTGAGTTTGGCGATTTTTTAGCTAAATCGACCTTGGTACATTAA
- the queC gene encoding 7-cyano-7-deazaguanine synthase QueC encodes MSKAVVVFSGGQDSTTCLIQALTQYDEVHTVTFDYGQRHSQEIEIAKTLSKQLGAISHKLLDVGILNDLTVSALTRDIPIEENKDSNSIPNTFVPGRNILFLTLAGIYAYQLDADVIITGVCETDFSGYPDCRNEFIKSMQTALMQGMDRQLEISTPLMWLDKAETWALADKYDSLELVRQQTLTCYNGLKGDGCGTCPACLLRQRGLDEYLANPKDIQAQLAVKCTK; translated from the coding sequence ATGTCCAAAGCTGTTGTCGTTTTTAGTGGTGGTCAAGATTCTACTACCTGTCTTATTCAAGCACTCACCCAATATGATGAAGTCCACACTGTGACCTTTGATTATGGTCAGCGTCACAGTCAAGAGATAGAAATAGCAAAGACTTTATCTAAACAGTTGGGCGCCATAAGCCATAAATTACTCGACGTTGGAATACTCAATGACCTAACTGTCAGTGCATTGACTCGTGATATACCTATCGAAGAAAACAAAGATAGTAATTCAATTCCAAATACTTTTGTTCCCGGGCGTAATATTCTATTTCTGACCCTTGCGGGGATCTATGCCTACCAGCTTGATGCTGACGTCATTATTACTGGCGTATGCGAGACAGACTTCTCTGGTTATCCTGATTGTAGAAATGAATTTATCAAGTCGATGCAAACAGCATTGATGCAGGGAATGGATAGACAATTAGAGATCAGCACGCCTTTAATGTGGCTTGATAAAGCCGAAACTTGGGCTCTTGCTGACAAATACGATAGTCTAGAGTTAGTGCGCCAGCAAACCTTAACGTGCTATAACGGCCTTAAAGGTGATGGTTGTGGTACCTGTCCTGCGTGTTTGTTACGTCAACGCGGCTTAGATGAATATTTAGCAAACCCAAAAGATATTCAAGCGCAATTAGCGGTTAAATGCACCAAATAA
- a CDS encoding YybH family protein — MFKKAASRLALTVCLYLAAMHLAFANDNEALNELYTHFNEAFDELDISRIQSIYSEDACYIPESQGEEITLGRDNIVALYKTFFGKIKHKNAKIEVDFRVIERNLEGTSATDIGYYLIRFHPSIDAGEPVSEFAGKFVTVSQKKENGKWYLTVDTNNRAEASFYFNAKPTSNLYYGRQFSALNSNIKPKTHDEPEH, encoded by the coding sequence ATGTTTAAAAAAGCAGCAAGTCGTTTGGCGTTAACAGTATGTCTGTACCTCGCCGCTATGCATTTAGCTTTCGCTAATGATAACGAAGCGTTAAACGAACTTTATACTCATTTTAACGAAGCATTTGACGAATTGGATATCAGTAGGATCCAATCAATTTATTCGGAAGACGCCTGCTATATCCCTGAAAGCCAAGGCGAAGAAATTACCCTTGGGCGAGACAATATTGTTGCGCTTTATAAAACATTTTTTGGCAAGATCAAACATAAAAATGCCAAAATTGAAGTGGACTTCAGAGTGATCGAAAGAAACCTTGAAGGCACGAGTGCAACGGATATCGGCTACTACCTTATTCGTTTTCACCCTTCAATCGATGCCGGTGAGCCTGTTAGCGAATTTGCGGGGAAATTTGTTACCGTGTCTCAAAAGAAAGAGAACGGCAAATGGTACTTAACGGTAGACACTAATAATCGTGCTGAAGCCTCGTTTTATTTTAATGCTAAACCCACTTCAAACCTTTATTATGGACGTCAATTTTCAGCGTTAAACAGCAATATAAAACCCAAAACTCATGATGAACCAGAACATTGA
- the queE gene encoding 7-carboxy-7-deazaguanine synthase QueE, giving the protein MNYPVNEVFETIQGEGYFTGVPAIFVRLQGCPVGCAWCDTKHTWELVESNRVKPELVIQVDGTIGRWSELSSEQLVSAFKQKGFTAKHIVITGGEPCLYDLSELTAYLHDNGYQTQIETSGTFDVLCDSDTWVTVSPKINMKGGYKVLAQALERANEIKHPVATNNHIEELDQLLVNIDVEDKTICLQPISQKPRATELAMKTCIERNWRLSIQTHKYLNID; this is encoded by the coding sequence ATGAACTATCCAGTCAATGAAGTGTTTGAAACAATACAAGGCGAAGGCTATTTTACCGGTGTGCCTGCTATCTTTGTCAGGCTTCAAGGTTGTCCTGTTGGCTGCGCATGGTGTGATACCAAACATACTTGGGAGTTAGTGGAGAGTAATCGGGTTAAGCCTGAATTAGTTATCCAAGTTGACGGCACAATAGGTCGCTGGTCTGAGCTTTCAAGTGAACAGCTTGTCAGTGCTTTTAAGCAGAAAGGCTTTACAGCAAAACATATCGTGATTACTGGTGGTGAGCCATGTCTATATGACTTATCAGAATTGACCGCATATTTGCATGACAATGGTTATCAAACACAGATAGAAACCAGTGGTACATTCGACGTTCTATGCGACAGTGATACCTGGGTGACAGTCTCACCTAAAATTAATATGAAAGGCGGTTATAAGGTCTTAGCGCAAGCACTTGAGCGCGCGAATGAGATAAAGCACCCTGTTGCGACCAACAACCACATTGAAGAGCTTGACCAACTGTTGGTTAATATCGACGTTGAAGATAAAACAATTTGCCTGCAACCTATCAGCCAAAAGCCAAGAGCAACTGAACTGGCGATGAAAACCTGTATTGAGCGTAATTGGCGTTTATCGATACAGACCCATAAATACTTAAATATTGATTAG
- a CDS encoding YchJ family protein, producing MDPESPCPCCSSKTYSHCCQPLHLGVKAALSPEQLMRSRFCAFYLGHFPYLIDTHHKNYLSGLTQQALSDGPQPNWLTLDIISFSELGHQGKVSFQAWFLDDNKLDAIHECSDFIKEDGRWYYTEGLQQDPVYPKRNALCVCGSGKKFKQCCL from the coding sequence ATTGATCCCGAGAGTCCCTGCCCTTGCTGCTCAAGTAAGACCTATAGTCACTGTTGCCAACCACTGCATTTAGGTGTCAAAGCAGCACTAAGCCCTGAACAGCTTATGCGTTCACGTTTTTGTGCTTTTTATTTGGGGCACTTTCCTTACCTCATCGACACTCACCATAAAAACTACCTATCGGGCTTAACACAGCAAGCATTAAGTGATGGCCCGCAACCTAATTGGTTAACGTTAGATATTATTTCGTTTTCAGAACTGGGTCACCAAGGTAAAGTTAGCTTCCAAGCTTGGTTTCTTGACGACAACAAGCTGGATGCAATACATGAATGTTCAGATTTTATAAAAGAAGACGGTCGCTGGTATTACACTGAGGGCCTACAACAAGATCCTGTGTATCCCAAACGAAATGCGTTGTGTGTCTGCGGTAGCGGTAAGAAGTTTAAGCAGTGCTGCTTATAA
- a CDS encoding M2 family metallopeptidase produces MNMTFTKVSRLSALIAISLGATACNETAAVSTQTVDKTIEAQKFIADAEAQMADLSIEINRSEWIYSNFITEDTAALSASVSEKYTGTSVKLATQSAQYADLPLNNADKRKLNILRSSIVLPAPLDPAKNTELANISAELNGLYGKGKYCFEDGRCLTQPELSAIMAESKDPAELLEVWQGWREIAKPMRPLFEREVELANEGAQDLGYANLSELWRSQYDMKPDAFSNELDRLWGQVKPLYDSLHCYVRGELNEQYGESVAPASGPIPAHLLGNMWAQSWGNVYDQVAPQDADPGYNVTELLAKHNYDEVKMVKQAESFFTSLGFDALPDTFWERSLFVQPEDRDVVCHASAWDLDNLDDLRIKMCIQKTAEDFTVIHHELGHNFYQRAYKEQPFIFKNSANDGFHEAIGDTIALSITPNYLKQIGLLDEVPDASKDIGLLLKQALDKVAFLPFGLMIDQWRWKVFSGEITPEQYNQAWWDLREKYQGVKAPIARTENDFDPGAKYHVPGNVPYTRYFLAHILQFQFHKSLCEIAGDTGPVHRCSIYGNKEAGAKLNTMLEMGQSKPWPEALEAVTGTKEMDAKAVLDYFAPLQTWLDQQNKTANRQCGW; encoded by the coding sequence ATGAACATGACCTTTACTAAGGTTTCTAGGTTATCCGCTTTGATTGCCATTTCACTCGGCGCAACGGCATGTAATGAAACAGCAGCCGTCAGCACTCAAACGGTTGATAAAACGATTGAAGCGCAAAAGTTTATTGCAGATGCTGAAGCTCAAATGGCTGACTTATCGATAGAGATCAATCGTTCAGAGTGGATTTACAGTAACTTCATCACCGAAGACACAGCAGCCCTATCAGCGAGTGTCTCAGAAAAGTACACAGGTACATCTGTTAAGCTTGCGACTCAATCCGCTCAATACGCTGACCTACCACTAAACAATGCCGATAAAAGAAAGTTAAATATTTTACGTAGTTCTATCGTCCTCCCTGCACCTTTAGATCCCGCAAAGAATACTGAGCTGGCTAACATCAGTGCCGAATTGAACGGTCTATACGGTAAGGGGAAATATTGTTTTGAAGATGGACGCTGTTTAACCCAGCCGGAGCTATCGGCGATTATGGCTGAGTCAAAAGACCCTGCTGAGTTACTTGAAGTTTGGCAAGGCTGGCGTGAAATAGCAAAACCAATGCGTCCTCTGTTTGAAAGAGAAGTGGAACTTGCAAACGAAGGTGCACAAGATCTTGGTTATGCAAATCTTTCTGAATTATGGCGCAGCCAATATGATATGAAGCCTGACGCGTTTTCAAATGAATTAGACCGACTTTGGGGGCAAGTTAAGCCACTTTATGACTCTTTGCATTGTTATGTCCGTGGTGAGTTAAACGAACAGTATGGGGAATCTGTAGCGCCAGCATCTGGCCCAATACCCGCTCATCTTTTAGGTAACATGTGGGCACAAAGTTGGGGCAATGTTTATGATCAAGTTGCACCACAAGATGCAGATCCTGGCTACAACGTCACAGAGCTACTCGCAAAACATAATTACGATGAAGTAAAGATGGTAAAACAAGCCGAAAGCTTTTTTACCTCGTTAGGCTTTGATGCGTTACCCGATACCTTTTGGGAACGTTCTCTATTTGTTCAACCTGAAGATCGTGACGTTGTTTGCCATGCCTCAGCCTGGGATCTGGATAACCTCGACGATTTACGCATAAAAATGTGTATTCAAAAAACAGCCGAAGACTTTACGGTCATTCACCATGAGCTGGGACACAATTTCTATCAGCGCGCTTACAAAGAACAGCCATTTATCTTTAAAAATAGCGCAAACGATGGCTTCCATGAAGCAATCGGTGACACGATAGCGCTGTCGATCACACCAAATTACTTAAAACAAATTGGTCTGCTCGACGAAGTCCCTGATGCATCAAAGGACATCGGTTTACTCCTAAAGCAAGCGTTAGATAAAGTTGCTTTTCTGCCATTCGGATTAATGATCGATCAATGGCGTTGGAAAGTATTTAGTGGTGAGATCACACCTGAGCAATATAACCAAGCGTGGTGGGATTTACGCGAAAAATATCAAGGTGTAAAAGCGCCTATCGCGCGCACTGAAAACGACTTTGACCCCGGCGCTAAATACCACGTGCCAGGAAATGTGCCTTACACACGCTATTTCTTAGCCCATATACTTCAATTCCAGTTCCATAAATCACTCTGTGAAATTGCAGGCGATACCGGACCAGTTCACCGTTGCAGTATATATGGTAATAAAGAAGCCGGCGCTAAGCTTAATACCATGCTCGAGATGGGACAAAGCAAACCTTGGCCAGAAGCGTTGGAGGCGGTGACAGGCACTAAAGAGATGGATGCCAAAGCCGTACTTGATTATTTTGCTCCACTGCAAACATGGTTAGACCAACAAAACAAAACGGCTAATCGTCAATGCGGTTGGTAA
- a CDS encoding VC2046/SO_2500 family protein yields MQAVNPLVNELQLGSRLNSAVESNRRGEFALLLSLLSADASDMAQFQTPEFKQVDLRAKFNLGESQPLINLLNSDTHITNNCASFQNGGTTSFRLANAIHEEALVIRRKEPLEMEEVIANCELNARLRHQNISVEHPVKLNHFVDQLVMQRQMSELIAQV; encoded by the coding sequence ATGCAAGCAGTTAACCCTTTAGTTAATGAATTACAGTTAGGCTCACGTCTTAACAGTGCTGTCGAGTCGAATCGTCGTGGTGAGTTTGCTTTATTGCTTTCTTTGCTATCTGCCGATGCTAGCGATATGGCACAGTTCCAAACACCTGAGTTTAAACAGGTAGATTTACGCGCTAAATTCAACTTAGGCGAAAGCCAGCCGTTGATAAACCTACTTAACAGTGACACCCACATTACCAATAACTGTGCTTCATTCCAAAACGGTGGCACCACCTCGTTCAGATTAGCCAATGCTATCCATGAAGAAGCGCTGGTTATTCGGCGTAAAGAACCGCTAGAGATGGAAGAGGTTATTGCGAACTGCGAGCTCAACGCACGTCTTCGTCATCAAAACATATCTGTGGAACACCCTGTAAAACTCAACCATTTTGTAGATCAACTGGTTATGCAACGTCAAATGAGTGAATTAATTGCTCAAGTTTGA
- a CDS encoding PLP-dependent cysteine synthase family protein — translation MTNYWVNQAIEKIEADFQRSADTHLIKLETPSLSGIDIYLKDESTHPTGSLKHRLARSLFLYALCNGWIKENTTVIESSSGSTAVSEAYFARLLGLPFIAVMPSSTAKTKIQQIEFYGGQCHFVDHSSKIYAESERLAQELDGHYMDQFTYAERATDWRGNNNIANAIFNQMEKEQHSIPTWIVMSPGTGGTSATIGRYIRYQRLATKLCVVDPENSVFFDYFNNGDKKITCVNGSKIEGIGRPRVEPSFIPGVVDEMRKIPDPASIATIYWLESIIGRKTGPSTGTNLYGVLQLASEMAKKGQTGSIVTLICDSGERYLDTYYSPEWVQANIGDLTPYNDALKQFSMTSVLDCPSKT, via the coding sequence GTGACCAATTATTGGGTAAATCAAGCCATCGAAAAAATTGAGGCTGACTTTCAACGAAGTGCTGACACTCATCTCATCAAACTCGAAACACCGAGTTTGAGCGGAATAGATATTTATCTGAAAGATGAAAGTACCCACCCAACTGGTAGTTTAAAGCACCGTCTGGCCCGCTCTCTTTTTCTTTACGCTTTATGTAATGGCTGGATAAAAGAGAACACCACGGTGATAGAATCATCTTCAGGCAGTACCGCGGTATCAGAAGCCTACTTTGCTCGTTTACTTGGACTGCCCTTTATCGCAGTCATGCCAAGTAGTACCGCTAAGACAAAAATTCAGCAAATTGAATTCTACGGAGGACAATGCCATTTCGTTGACCACTCAAGTAAAATCTATGCCGAATCAGAACGACTAGCGCAAGAGCTTGATGGCCATTATATGGACCAGTTTACTTACGCAGAGCGTGCGACTGATTGGCGCGGCAACAATAATATTGCCAACGCTATTTTTAACCAGATGGAAAAAGAGCAACATTCAATTCCTACTTGGATAGTGATGAGCCCTGGCACGGGTGGCACCTCAGCAACAATAGGACGCTATATCCGCTACCAACGGTTAGCCACTAAACTTTGTGTTGTCGATCCTGAAAACTCAGTTTTCTTCGACTATTTCAACAATGGCGATAAAAAAATTACTTGTGTTAACGGCAGTAAGATAGAAGGTATAGGCCGACCAAGAGTTGAACCCTCTTTCATCCCGGGTGTCGTTGATGAAATGCGTAAAATCCCTGATCCAGCATCTATAGCGACCATCTATTGGCTAGAGAGCATCATTGGTCGCAAAACGGGTCCATCAACCGGCACTAACCTGTATGGCGTATTGCAGTTAGCCTCTGAAATGGCTAAGAAGGGACAAACAGGTTCTATCGTTACTCTTATCTGTGACTCTGGTGAGCGCTACCTAGATACTTATTACAGTCCTGAGTGGGTGCAAGCTAACATTGGTGACTTAACACCTTATAATGACGCTCTGAAGCAATTTAGTATGACTAGCGTGCTAGATTGCCCCTCTAAAACATAG
- a CDS encoding TetR/AcrR family transcriptional regulator, with protein sequence MANRSDTKTRILDAAEKLFAERGFSETSLRLITSKAEVNLASVNYHFGSKKELIRAVLARYLDVFMPAAADAIVAVRSADANASLDDIFSSLVNPLLELNKLRSEGTTTFLQLLGRGYIESQGHLRWFITTHYGKYLSLFVKAVGESTPHIPPAEMFWRLHFTLGTVVFTMASADALTEIAAADFGEHNDIEAVIRKVIPYLSAGVSVPVNKDAM encoded by the coding sequence ATGGCAAATCGCTCCGATACAAAAACAAGAATACTGGATGCAGCAGAAAAGCTATTTGCTGAGAGAGGGTTTTCAGAAACGTCTCTTAGATTAATAACCAGTAAAGCTGAAGTAAACCTAGCATCGGTAAACTACCATTTTGGCTCAAAAAAAGAGTTGATAAGAGCGGTTTTAGCACGTTATCTCGATGTCTTTATGCCGGCGGCGGCAGATGCTATTGTGGCAGTGCGCTCTGCAGATGCGAATGCATCGCTAGATGATATCTTTTCAAGCTTGGTTAACCCATTACTAGAGCTAAACAAATTAAGATCTGAAGGCACTACGACCTTTTTGCAACTATTAGGGCGTGGCTATATAGAAAGCCAAGGCCATTTGCGCTGGTTTATTACGACCCATTATGGCAAGTATTTGAGCCTATTTGTCAAAGCTGTTGGCGAGAGTACCCCACATATTCCTCCCGCTGAGATGTTTTGGCGCTTACACTTCACCTTAGGTACAGTCGTGTTCACTATGGCGTCAGCTGACGCATTAACCGAGATTGCAGCAGCAGATTTTGGCGAACACAATGATATAGAAGCGGTTATTCGAAAAGTTATCCCTTATCTATCGGCGGGGGTATCGGTTCCTGTGAACAAGGATGCAATGTAG
- a CDS encoding DUF406 family protein, whose translation MKNIQKAQSDLVNDTCNDCGSFVDVGAVIDEHDTVLELAFSSEDAAKVVAEKATKRFVDVGSEISITGKDVNLVLTFSFSAEKMIFQLENSL comes from the coding sequence ATGAAAAATATTCAAAAGGCACAATCTGATCTAGTTAATGACACGTGTAATGATTGTGGTAGCTTTGTTGACGTTGGTGCAGTGATCGATGAACATGACACGGTATTAGAATTAGCGTTTTCTAGCGAAGATGCAGCTAAAGTCGTTGCAGAGAAAGCAACCAAACGTTTTGTTGATGTTGGTAGCGAAATATCAATAACGGGTAAAGATGTTAATTTGGTACTAACCTTCTCATTTAGTGCAGAAAAGATGATTTTTCAATTAGAGAATAGTTTGTAA
- the rrtA gene encoding rhombosortase: MVKSPYAVAAIISIICIALFYLGLDDLLAYRRDLIFDGQYWRLLTGNFLHTNAWHLVMNLAGLWVILLLHEQHYRAKSLAVIIVALSLMQGIGLLLFFPETKGYVGLSGMLHGLFVYGAVLDITKGLKTGYLLTLGVILKVFYEQTYGASSEVTALIGARVATEAHFVGLISGLICLASVYAVRKLKK; this comes from the coding sequence ATGGTAAAAAGCCCTTACGCTGTGGCTGCCATTATTAGCATCATTTGCATTGCTCTTTTTTATTTGGGCTTAGATGATCTTTTAGCTTATCGGCGTGATCTGATTTTTGATGGCCAATACTGGCGATTGTTAACCGGGAACTTTCTGCACACCAACGCCTGGCATTTGGTCATGAACTTGGCCGGTTTATGGGTGATACTGTTATTACATGAGCAACATTACCGCGCTAAATCGCTCGCGGTTATTATCGTCGCTTTAAGTTTAATGCAAGGTATTGGGCTGTTACTGTTTTTTCCTGAGACTAAAGGCTATGTCGGCCTCAGTGGCATGCTGCACGGATTATTTGTTTATGGTGCTGTACTTGATATCACTAAAGGATTGAAAACAGGTTACTTGCTTACGCTAGGGGTGATTTTAAAAGTTTTCTATGAACAAACATACGGTGCCAGTAGCGAAGTCACCGCGCTTATCGGCGCGAGAGTGGCAACTGAAGCACATTTTGTCGGACTGATTAGTGGTCTTATCTGTTTAGCCTCAGTATATGCCGTTAGGAAGTTAAAAAAATAG